One Thalassospira marina DNA window includes the following coding sequences:
- the metH gene encoding methionine synthase produces MSEISRFINIGERTNVAGSLKFKKLIVEENYEAALDVAREQVENGAQIIDINMDDAMLDAESAMVKFINLVAAEPDIARVPIMVDSSKWNVIESGLKCLQGKGIVNSISLKEGPEPFIRQAKLLRRYGAAVVVMAFDEKGQADTVTRKFEICQRSYRVLVDEVGFPPEDIIFDPNIFAVATGIEEHDNYAVDFIEACKLIKKNLPYAKISGGVSNVSFSFRGNNPVREAMHSVFLYHAIKAGMDMGIVNAGQLVVYEEIPAELRERVEDVILNRRSDATDRLLEIADKYKGAGGAEKKADLEWRKKPVTERLAHALVNGIAEFVEEDTEEARQQAERPLHVIEGPLMDGMNIVGDLFGAGKMFLPQVVKSARVMKKAVAYLIPYIEEEKDGKRESNGKILLATVKGDVHDIGKNIVGVVLQCNNFEVIDLGVMVPTQKIIETAKAENVDMIGLSGLITPSLEEMTFVAAEMKRQGLDIPLLIGGATTSKVHTAVKIAPNYDKAVVYVIDASRAVGVASKLVSETHREVFVNELRNEYVAMAERHAAQQLQKRRFALTDARANKARLDWDAFTPIAPAKPGLTVFEDFDLAELVKRFDWKPFFETWELHGRFPAILDDAVVGETARNLYADAQAMLKRIVDEKWFKPRAVVGVWPANSVGDDIEITPAPDGNEPITIHTLRQQMYREDNKRPNRALADYIAPKDSGKTDYIGGFVVTAGPEVEDIARKMEAEHDDYNAILVKALGDRFAEAFAETMHEKVRREVWAYASDENLSNDDLIAEKYQGIRPAPGYPACPDHTEKGTLWRLLDAEKNTGVTLTESYAMTPTASVSGLYFANPDAKYFGLGKIERDQVEDYAKRKGMDLSVAERWLAPNLNYDPR; encoded by the coding sequence ATGTCCGAAATATCCAGATTCATCAATATCGGCGAACGCACCAACGTTGCGGGTTCGTTGAAATTCAAGAAGCTGATCGTCGAGGAAAACTACGAAGCAGCCCTTGATGTTGCCCGCGAACAGGTCGAAAACGGCGCCCAGATCATCGACATCAATATGGATGATGCGATGCTCGATGCTGAATCGGCGATGGTGAAATTTATCAATCTGGTGGCGGCAGAACCCGACATTGCCCGTGTGCCGATCATGGTCGACAGTTCGAAATGGAACGTGATCGAATCCGGCCTGAAATGCCTGCAGGGCAAGGGCATCGTTAACTCGATCAGCCTGAAGGAAGGGCCTGAACCCTTCATTCGCCAGGCCAAACTTTTGCGCCGTTATGGTGCTGCTGTTGTGGTGATGGCCTTTGATGAAAAAGGCCAGGCCGACACGGTTACCCGCAAGTTTGAAATTTGTCAGCGCAGCTATCGTGTGCTGGTCGATGAAGTCGGTTTCCCGCCCGAAGACATCATTTTCGATCCGAACATTTTTGCTGTCGCGACCGGGATTGAAGAACACGACAATTACGCCGTCGATTTCATCGAAGCCTGTAAGCTGATCAAGAAGAACCTGCCTTACGCCAAAATATCGGGCGGGGTTTCCAACGTTTCCTTCTCGTTCAGGGGCAATAACCCGGTGCGTGAAGCCATGCATTCGGTGTTTTTGTATCACGCGATCAAGGCTGGCATGGATATGGGCATCGTGAATGCCGGCCAGCTTGTGGTGTATGAAGAAATCCCTGCCGAACTGCGCGAACGGGTCGAGGATGTGATCCTGAACCGCCGTTCGGATGCCACCGACCGCCTTTTGGAAATTGCCGATAAATACAAAGGTGCCGGTGGGGCCGAAAAGAAAGCCGACCTTGAATGGCGTAAAAAGCCGGTCACGGAACGCCTGGCGCATGCGCTGGTTAACGGGATTGCCGAATTTGTCGAGGAAGACACCGAAGAAGCCCGCCAGCAGGCTGAAAGGCCCCTTCATGTGATTGAAGGCCCGCTGATGGATGGCATGAACATTGTTGGTGACCTGTTTGGTGCTGGTAAAATGTTTTTGCCCCAGGTGGTGAAATCTGCCCGCGTGATGAAAAAGGCTGTTGCCTACCTGATCCCCTATATCGAGGAGGAAAAGGACGGCAAACGCGAAAGCAACGGTAAAATCCTGCTGGCAACCGTGAAGGGTGACGTTCACGATATCGGTAAGAACATCGTTGGTGTTGTTCTGCAATGTAACAATTTCGAGGTCATCGACCTTGGCGTGATGGTCCCGACCCAAAAGATTATCGAAACGGCAAAGGCCGAAAATGTCGATATGATCGGGCTTTCCGGTCTGATTACACCGTCGCTGGAAGAAATGACCTTTGTCGCCGCCGAAATGAAGCGCCAAGGCCTTGATATTCCGCTTTTGATTGGTGGGGCGACAACATCGAAGGTGCATACAGCGGTTAAAATCGCGCCGAATTACGACAAGGCCGTTGTGTACGTGATTGATGCATCGCGCGCAGTGGGTGTTGCCAGCAAGCTGGTTTCCGAAACCCATCGCGAAGTTTTTGTTAACGAATTGCGTAATGAATATGTTGCCATGGCCGAACGCCATGCCGCCCAGCAATTGCAGAAACGCCGCTTTGCCCTGACCGATGCGCGCGCCAACAAGGCCCGCCTGGATTGGGATGCCTTTACGCCCATCGCCCCGGCCAAACCGGGCCTGACGGTGTTTGAGGATTTCGATCTGGCCGAACTGGTCAAACGGTTTGACTGGAAGCCGTTTTTTGAAACCTGGGAACTGCATGGCCGTTTCCCCGCCATCCTTGATGATGCGGTTGTGGGTGAAACAGCGCGTAACCTTTATGCCGATGCCCAGGCGATGCTTAAACGCATTGTTGATGAAAAATGGTTCAAGCCGCGTGCGGTTGTCGGTGTTTGGCCGGCAAATTCGGTGGGTGATGATATTGAAATCACCCCGGCACCCGATGGAAACGAACCCATCACCATCCATACCCTGCGCCAGCAGATGTATCGCGAAGATAACAAGCGCCCCAACCGCGCCCTTGCTGACTACATCGCGCCCAAAGACAGCGGTAAAACCGATTATATCGGTGGCTTTGTTGTTACCGCCGGGCCGGAGGTCGAGGATATCGCGCGCAAAATGGAAGCCGAGCATGACGATTACAATGCCATCCTTGTGAAGGCACTGGGTGACCGTTTTGCCGAAGCCTTTGCCGAAACCATGCATGAAAAGGTTCGCCGCGAAGTGTGGGCTTATGCCAGCGACGAAAACCTGTCCAACGATGATCTGATTGCGGAAAAATACCAGGGTATTCGCCCGGCACCAGGGTATCCGGCCTGCCCGGACCATACCGAAAAGGGCACCCTGTGGCGCCTGCTGGATGCTGAAAAGAATACCGGTGTAACGCTGACGGAAAGCTATGCCATGACGCCGACCGCATCGGTCAGCGGGCTTTATTTTGCCAACCCCGATGCCAAATATTTCGGCCTGGGTAAAATCGAACGCGACCAGGTCGAAGATTACGCCAAGCGCAAAGGCATGGACCTGTCGGTTGCCGAACGCTGGCTGGCTCCGAACCTGAACTACGATCCGCGTTAA
- a CDS encoding response regulator transcription factor, whose protein sequence is MASATVSGMAGKVLLVEDDMLVGKTVSSGLKAAGFEVTMAYNGLQAVKEFKLRRPDVIIMDVIMPDRGGIETIGDIRMIDATIPIIAVSGGGRTQNMEFLEIAKRCGATEILPKPFQLRALVALIRTVLTS, encoded by the coding sequence ATGGCATCGGCGACTGTTTCGGGCATGGCAGGCAAGGTTCTTCTTGTCGAGGATGACATGCTGGTTGGTAAAACCGTATCAAGTGGCCTGAAGGCTGCGGGGTTCGAGGTCACGATGGCCTATAACGGGCTACAGGCGGTTAAGGAATTCAAGCTGCGCCGCCCCGATGTGATCATCATGGATGTGATCATGCCCGACCGTGGTGGTATTGAAACCATCGGCGATATTCGCATGATCGATGCGACCATCCCGATCATTGCGGTTTCAGGCGGTGGCCGTACGCAGAATATGGAATTTCTGGAAATTGCCAAACGGTGTGGCGCGACCGAGATTTTACCCAAACCGTTTCAGCTTCGCGCGCTTGTCGCCCTGATCCGCACGGTCCTGACATCGTGA
- the metF gene encoding methylenetetrahydrofolate reductase produces the protein MTPVRDNTQQTASNSRDLRVSFEFFPPKTEKMEETMWRSIHRLAPLAPSFVSVTYGAGGSTRDRTHASVTRIQRETGIAAAAHLTCVGHTRDEIERIARTYWDEGIRSIVALRGDLPDAGGKYVPTPGGYDYAVDLVAGLKKIEDFDISVSAYPETHPDAPTADFEIDYLKRKFDAGANRAITQFFFDNEVFLRFRDKCDKAGITAPIVPGILPVTNFASLLKFADMCGAGVPQRLHHRFDGLDEDPDTRRMVAFHEAISQVEGLIAEGVNDFHFYTLNRAELTYAICHALGIRAKQVAASA, from the coding sequence ATGACGCCAGTGCGTGACAACACTCAACAAACCGCCTCTAACAGTCGCGATTTGCGGGTTTCCTTTGAATTTTTTCCGCCCAAAACGGAAAAGATGGAAGAAACCATGTGGCGTTCGATCCACCGGCTTGCGCCGCTGGCACCTTCTTTTGTGTCGGTAACCTATGGGGCCGGTGGCTCCACCCGTGATCGCACCCATGCCAGTGTCACCCGCATTCAGCGCGAAACCGGTATTGCCGCTGCCGCACACCTGACCTGCGTGGGTCATACCCGCGATGAAATTGAACGGATCGCACGGACCTATTGGGATGAAGGCATTCGTTCCATTGTCGCCCTGCGCGGTGATTTGCCCGATGCCGGTGGTAAATATGTCCCCACCCCAGGTGGCTACGACTATGCGGTTGATCTGGTTGCCGGGCTTAAAAAGATCGAGGATTTCGATATTTCCGTTTCCGCCTATCCGGAAACCCACCCCGATGCCCCGACCGCCGATTTTGAAATTGATTACCTGAAGCGCAAATTCGATGCCGGCGCCAACCGCGCGATTACCCAGTTCTTCTTTGATAACGAGGTATTTTTGCGGTTCCGCGACAAATGCGACAAGGCCGGTATTACGGCCCCGATTGTGCCGGGTATTTTGCCGGTCACCAATTTTGCATCGCTTTTGAAATTTGCCGATATGTGTGGTGCGGGCGTGCCGCAGCGCCTGCATCACCGTTTTGATGGCCTTGATGAAGACCCCGACACCCGGCGGATGGTGGCCTTCCACGAAGCCATTTCACAGGTTGAAGGCCTGATCGCCGAAGGGGTCAATGATTTCCATTTCTATACCCTGAATCGTGCCGAACTGACCTATGCCATTTGCCATGCGTTGGGCATTCGCGCAAAACAGGTTGCCGCTTCTGCCTGA
- a CDS encoding homocysteine S-methyltransferase family protein has product MTDRQKRIALLKQRAEEKILILDGAMGTMIQKHKLTEEDYRGERFADWKQDVKGNNDLLSLTQPEIIKDIHLQYIAAGADLNGTNTFSATTIAQADYGMESLAYEINYESAKLARQACDEWEAAHPGDVRFVNGAIGPTNRTASISPDVNNPGYRGVTFDQLYTAYKEAANGLLDGGADTLLVETIFDTLNAKAALFAISEVIEERGEDIPVMISGTITDASGRTLSGQTTEAFYNSVRHAKPFSIGLNCALGAAQLRPYVVELSRVAECRVSVYPNAGLPNEFGEYDQTDNEMAALVKEWAESGLINLLGGCCGTTPAHIRAIANSVKGSAPRKSPDIAPRMRLSGLEPFDAA; this is encoded by the coding sequence ATGACTGATCGCCAGAAACGTATCGCCCTGCTGAAACAGCGCGCCGAAGAAAAAATCCTGATTCTGGACGGCGCAATGGGCACCATGATCCAGAAACACAAGCTGACCGAGGAAGACTACCGCGGGGAGCGCTTTGCGGACTGGAAACAGGATGTCAAAGGCAATAATGACCTGCTGTCGCTGACGCAGCCGGAAATCATCAAGGATATTCACCTGCAATATATTGCCGCCGGGGCGGATTTGAATGGCACCAACACGTTTAGTGCCACGACCATCGCCCAGGCCGATTACGGCATGGAAAGCCTTGCTTACGAGATCAACTACGAAAGTGCAAAGCTTGCCCGTCAGGCTTGTGATGAATGGGAAGCGGCCCATCCCGGCGATGTGCGCTTTGTTAACGGTGCTATCGGGCCGACCAACCGTACAGCATCCATTTCGCCCGATGTGAATAATCCCGGTTATCGCGGTGTGACCTTTGACCAGCTTTATACTGCCTATAAAGAAGCGGCAAATGGCCTGCTGGATGGCGGGGCAGATACCCTGCTGGTCGAAACCATTTTTGATACCCTGAATGCCAAGGCGGCCCTGTTTGCGATTTCCGAAGTGATCGAAGAACGCGGCGAAGATATCCCCGTGATGATTTCGGGCACCATTACCGATGCATCGGGCCGTACCCTTTCGGGTCAGACGACCGAGGCGTTTTATAATTCGGTGCGTCATGCCAAACCGTTTTCAATTGGCCTTAACTGCGCATTGGGTGCAGCCCAGCTTCGCCCCTATGTGGTTGAACTTTCGCGTGTTGCCGAATGCCGCGTTTCGGTTTATCCCAATGCGGGCCTTCCCAACGAATTTGGTGAATATGACCAGACCGACAATGAAATGGCGGCTTTGGTCAAGGAATGGGCCGAAAGCGGCCTGATCAATCTGTTGGGCGGGTGCTGTGGGACGACGCCGGCGCATATTCGTGCCATTGCCAATTCTGTAAAGGGTAGCGCCCCGCGCAAAAGCCCGGATATTGCCCCGCGCATGCGTTTGTCGGGCCTTGAACCGTTTGATGCCGCATAA
- a CDS encoding sensor histidine kinase, whose translation MTGIRNWRRRFLGRSLDAARVYRLATRLFLVVVVAIVLLRGAFYFQAETGNQRGHLLNVVDTLSHNAEYVLGHVETSLKATRQSLAADIASGKNAYEINLSLTRQRDVIAIIDEIDIYSRNGEMLYASGGSNSLFHNVRQRSDFKYLKLNSDRDLFIDGPVHFAVEDGVNVRAIHASLPLHTADGRFNGIISATVRLPRIAEIFTSVKIANDGYLAILNRYGRPLVQVSFRDGRMLKGALLESDETTLMCTQYRDDAAQAFNDIENLELGGYKPIATGDLCFVVRVPYATAYGPFLWYSFFDILISIAISTVILLLAHYSFRSYRRDKALIAYRSYRLRRLAEFSTDILKCKTVDDALQALCTKSAEVLDCERVKIEVRRADGQFMQQIVQKKRNDRSHYNQWPDLAIQGSRGRFYHWLGRLFFHEDAPNPQENSARRGDFGMRLNGTGEVAYIDFSVAGQPEEDTIGWAISEQCSHLAMAAIENLLLQVKTLESAELARKSQMQAEVARTDAVQKARFSEEILNSISDNFFALDEHWRFTHVNQQAMEVLGFPAGELLGRSIWDLMPHLREGFIYSEFHLARETGEKREFEYYSDERGRWYADRVYPFERGISVYFTDITRRVKMQDELRQTRKLKAIGTLTAGIAHDFNNLLTVVQNNIELMAMKMAEDDDLAENLELCEMATDRAASLTRQLLAFSRKQPLSPKEVDIASLLATVRQLLQRTLGSEIAIVIEAGDDLAHAFVDPVQLENALINLSVNARDAMPEGGTIYLRAEMAMVEDATSSDQLRSFVRISVRDTGTGMPEEVRKDVFEPFFTTKEVGKGSGLGLSMVHGFAYQSGGRVEIASTVGVGTEVILYLPQFTGAKLFQNELPTDIKSLEGKEHLVVVKENPQFRRYLADWLRGLGYRVDEFGSQRDFLKTASSGFVCDGVIAELLLGEESEVAEHVEQLFRLHAGLKVVYLVNAGVSRPGKAANAASVDLPAQPSEVARALRGLFDGA comes from the coding sequence GTGACGGGTATTCGTAACTGGCGCAGGCGGTTTTTGGGCCGGTCGCTGGATGCTGCACGGGTTTATCGCCTGGCAACCCGGCTGTTTCTGGTCGTTGTGGTGGCAATCGTGCTGCTGCGCGGCGCTTTCTATTTTCAGGCCGAAACCGGTAACCAGCGCGGCCATCTGTTAAATGTTGTCGATACCCTAAGCCACAATGCCGAATATGTGCTGGGCCATGTTGAAACATCGCTAAAGGCCACACGCCAAAGCCTGGCGGCCGATATTGCCAGTGGTAAAAACGCTTATGAGATTAACCTTAGCCTGACGCGCCAGCGCGATGTGATCGCCATTATCGACGAGATTGATATCTATAGCCGCAATGGCGAAATGCTATATGCATCGGGTGGTAGCAATTCGTTGTTTCATAATGTGCGGCAGCGTTCGGATTTCAAATATCTGAAACTGAATTCTGACCGTGATCTGTTCATTGATGGGCCTGTGCATTTTGCAGTCGAGGATGGCGTTAATGTTCGGGCCATTCATGCATCCTTGCCGCTGCATACCGCTGACGGGCGGTTTAACGGTATTATTTCGGCTACGGTCCGGCTGCCACGGATCGCCGAAATTTTCACCAGTGTCAAAATCGCCAATGATGGTTACCTCGCCATCCTGAACCGTTATGGCCGGCCGCTCGTTCAGGTGTCGTTTCGCGATGGCCGCATGCTGAAAGGCGCGCTTCTTGAAAGTGATGAAACGACGCTGATGTGCACCCAGTATCGTGACGATGCCGCCCAGGCCTTTAACGATATCGAAAATCTGGAACTGGGCGGTTACAAGCCGATTGCAACCGGGGATTTGTGCTTTGTCGTGCGCGTGCCCTATGCCACGGCCTATGGCCCGTTTTTATGGTACAGCTTTTTTGACATCCTGATTTCGATTGCGATTTCGACCGTCATTTTGCTGCTGGCACATTACAGTTTCCGCAGTTACCGGCGTGACAAGGCGTTGATTGCCTATCGGTCCTATCGCCTGCGCCGCCTGGCCGAATTTTCGACCGATATTTTAAAATGCAAAACCGTCGACGATGCCCTTCAGGCGCTTTGTACCAAAAGTGCGGAAGTGCTGGATTGTGAACGTGTTAAGATCGAAGTGCGGCGTGCGGACGGACAATTTATGCAGCAGATTGTGCAAAAGAAACGCAATGATCGCTCGCATTATAACCAGTGGCCAGACCTTGCCATTCAGGGCAGCCGGGGGCGGTTTTATCACTGGTTGGGACGCCTGTTTTTCCATGAAGATGCCCCTAATCCACAGGAAAACTCTGCCCGCCGGGGCGATTTTGGCATGCGCCTGAATGGTACGGGCGAAGTCGCCTATATTGATTTTTCGGTGGCCGGCCAACCCGAGGAAGACACCATCGGCTGGGCCATTTCCGAACAATGCAGCCACCTGGCGATGGCCGCGATTGAAAACCTGTTATTGCAGGTCAAAACCCTGGAATCTGCCGAACTGGCCCGCAAAAGCCAGATGCAGGCCGAAGTCGCCCGAACGGATGCGGTTCAAAAGGCACGCTTTTCCGAGGAAATCCTTAATTCCATTTCCGATAACTTCTTTGCGCTCGATGAACATTGGCGTTTTACCCATGTCAATCAGCAGGCGATGGAGGTTCTGGGCTTTCCGGCGGGTGAATTACTGGGCCGTTCGATTTGGGATCTGATGCCGCATTTGCGTGAAGGGTTCATTTATTCGGAATTTCACCTGGCCCGTGAAACCGGTGAAAAACGCGAATTTGAATATTATTCGGACGAGCGCGGACGCTGGTATGCGGACCGTGTCTATCCGTTTGAACGCGGCATTTCAGTATATTTTACCGATATTACCCGGCGCGTAAAAATGCAGGATGAATTGCGCCAGACCCGTAAATTAAAGGCCATTGGCACCCTGACGGCCGGTATCGCGCATGATTTCAACAATCTGCTAACCGTGGTGCAAAACAACATCGAATTGATGGCAATGAAAATGGCCGAGGATGACGACCTCGCTGAAAACCTGGAACTGTGTGAAATGGCAACCGACCGTGCGGCAAGCCTGACACGGCAGTTGTTGGCCTTTTCACGTAAACAGCCCTTAAGCCCCAAGGAAGTTGATATTGCCAGCCTGCTGGCAACGGTTCGTCAATTGCTGCAACGAACGCTGGGCAGTGAAATTGCCATTGTCATTGAAGCCGGTGATGACCTGGCCCATGCCTTTGTTGACCCGGTTCAGCTGGAAAATGCATTGATCAATCTGTCGGTCAATGCGCGTGATGCCATGCCCGAAGGTGGCACCATTTACCTGCGTGCTGAAATGGCAATGGTCGAGGATGCCACATCAAGCGATCAGCTGCGCAGTTTTGTGCGCATATCGGTGCGTGATACCGGCACCGGCATGCCAGAAGAAGTCCGAAAAGACGTGTTTGAACCCTTCTTTACCACCAAGGAAGTGGGCAAGGGCAGTGGGCTTGGCCTTAGCATGGTGCATGGCTTTGCCTATCAGTCCGGCGGGCGGGTGGAAATTGCCAGTACTGTTGGCGTGGGGACGGAGGTTATTCTTTATCTGCCGCAATTTACCGGCGCCAAACTGTTCCAGAACGAATTGCCCACCGATATCAAATCGCTGGAAGGCAAGGAACATCTGGTTGTGGTGAAGGAAAACCCGCAATTCCGCCGTTATCTGGCGGATTGGTTGCGCGGTCTGGGCTATCGGGTGGATGAATTTGGCTCCCAGCGTGATTTCCTTAAAACAGCCAGTTCCGGCTTTGTCTGTGACGGGGTAATCGCCGAATTGCTGCTGGGTGAAGAATCCGAAGTGGCCGAACATGTAGAGCAGCTTTTCCGCCTGCATGCCGGGTTAAAGGTGGTTTATCTGGTTAATGCCGGTGTCAGCCGCCCAGGCAAGGCGGCTAATGCTGCATCGGTCGATTTGCCAGCCCAGCCATCCGAAGTAGCCCGTGCCCTGCGTGGTTTGTTCGACGGGGCTTAG
- a CDS encoding MlaA family lipoprotein — translation MHNVNGAVDFLILYPAAMWYGDIAPQPVKNSVRSFANNLGEPINAINALLQGDPEQAAASLQRFIVNSTIGLLGFNDVATEFGIPYRDEDFGQTLAHYGVGAGPYIVLPLFGPSNLRDTTGLVTDYLMNPFTYGADNSDKVAAAYYGGMVAGAVDSRYRNNENLEQLKQTSLDYYAALRSLYRQHRNSVIRNGGPVMNDDPNNAMNASFDFDDQDAPAGDK, via the coding sequence GTGCACAATGTTAATGGTGCCGTCGATTTCCTGATCCTGTACCCCGCTGCGATGTGGTACGGCGATATTGCACCGCAACCGGTGAAAAATTCTGTCAGAAGTTTTGCCAATAACCTTGGCGAACCGATCAATGCGATCAATGCCCTGCTGCAGGGGGACCCCGAGCAGGCAGCCGCATCGTTGCAGCGTTTTATTGTCAACTCGACCATTGGTCTGCTTGGCTTTAACGATGTTGCGACCGAATTTGGCATTCCCTATCGCGACGAAGATTTCGGTCAGACGCTGGCGCATTATGGCGTTGGTGCCGGCCCCTATATCGTATTGCCGCTTTTTGGTCCGTCCAACCTGCGCGATACCACGGGCCTTGTGACCGACTATCTGATGAACCCGTTCACCTATGGTGCGGATAACAGCGACAAGGTTGCTGCGGCCTATTACGGTGGCATGGTTGCGGGCGCAGTCGATTCGCGTTACCGCAACAATGAAAATCTCGAACAGTTGAAGCAGACATCGCTGGATTATTACGCCGCCCTGCGCAGCCTTTACCGGCAGCATCGCAACAGCGTGATCCGCAATGGTGGCCCGGTCATGAATGATGACCCAAATAATGCCATGAATGCTTCGTTTGATTTCGATGATCAAGATGCCCCGGCAGGAGACAAATGA
- a CDS encoding MlaC/ttg2D family ABC transporter substrate-binding protein, whose product MKHLHGRFLIAGLIMASAVVAIPFGHSAQAAAQPSGKQSVMEVAATQDPSDFIRGLGDEAISELAGDKIDDSSRQERFVNLMDKYFKMDQVARFVLGRYWRNLSDQELANFADLLQKYLALNYASKFKDFDGEKFVVGDSNENKKDIFVNSQVVRPDGPPVKIVWRLREFDGSLRIIDVSIEGISMGITQRDEFAAVIQNNGGKVQALTDMLKKKTGGN is encoded by the coding sequence ATGAAACACTTACATGGACGATTTCTGATTGCCGGCCTGATAATGGCCTCGGCAGTTGTTGCCATTCCCTTTGGGCACAGCGCCCAGGCAGCAGCACAGCCGTCCGGCAAACAGTCGGTTATGGAAGTTGCCGCCACCCAGGACCCGAGCGATTTTATCCGCGGGCTGGGTGATGAAGCCATTTCCGAACTGGCCGGCGACAAGATTGACGATAGCAGCCGTCAGGAACGCTTTGTCAATCTGATGGACAAATATTTCAAAATGGACCAGGTGGCCCGTTTTGTTCTCGGTCGTTACTGGCGCAATCTTTCCGATCAGGAACTGGCAAACTTTGCTGACCTGCTTCAGAAATATCTGGCGCTGAACTATGCCAGCAAGTTCAAGGATTTCGACGGCGAGAAATTCGTTGTCGGTGATTCCAACGAAAACAAGAAAGACATCTTCGTCAATTCACAGGTCGTTCGCCCCGATGGACCGCCCGTCAAAATCGTTTGGCGCCTGCGGGAATTTGACGGCAGCCTGCGCATTATCGATGTGTCGATCGAAGGTATCAGCATGGGCATCACCCAGCGCGACGAATTTGCAGCCGTTATCCAGAATAACGGTGGCAAAGTGCAGGCCCTGACCGACATGCTGAAGAAAAAGACCGGCGGGAATTAA
- a CDS encoding ArsR/SmtB family transcription factor produces the protein MEQVLAGLRAAAEATRLRLLAICAECELTVSEITQIIGQSQPRVSRHLKLLCEAGLLVRFREGTWVFYRTPHSGPGADLVAPVLALLPRDDETLSLDRTRLDQVKKQREQVATEYFRANAGEWDTIRSLHIDEAEVEAALLAALGNLEGKRILDIGTGTGRVLELLGKTAAEGVGVDMSREMLAVARARLQRAELANCLVRQADMYQLPYPDAAFDVITLHQVLHYAEKPETAIAEAARLLAPGGTLLVVDFAPHDQEELREQHAHRRLGFDDGAMKDWFASSKLAMDEVVNLPGKPLTVCLWRGHAVGAAMANVAGAGNATGAGKAAE, from the coding sequence ATGGAACAGGTTCTGGCAGGTTTGCGCGCTGCAGCAGAAGCAACCCGTTTGCGGTTGCTGGCAATTTGTGCTGAATGCGAACTGACCGTTAGCGAAATCACGCAGATCATCGGGCAAAGCCAGCCCCGTGTATCGCGTCATTTAAAGCTGCTTTGCGAAGCGGGCCTGCTGGTGCGTTTTCGCGAAGGAACCTGGGTCTTTTACCGTACACCCCATAGCGGGCCGGGGGCTGATCTGGTCGCACCCGTATTGGCCTTGTTGCCCCGCGACGATGAAACCCTGTCGCTGGATCGCACCCGCCTGGATCAGGTGAAAAAACAGCGCGAACAGGTGGCAACCGAATATTTCCGCGCCAACGCTGGCGAATGGGACACCATCCGTTCGCTTCATATTGACGAGGCGGAAGTCGAAGCCGCCCTTCTGGCTGCCCTTGGTAACCTTGAAGGCAAGCGTATCCTTGATATTGGCACCGGCACGGGCCGGGTGCTGGAACTGCTGGGTAAAACCGCAGCCGAAGGGGTGGGCGTTGATATGTCGCGCGAAATGCTGGCTGTGGCGCGTGCCCGCCTGCAACGCGCCGAACTTGCCAATTGCCTTGTGCGCCAGGCTGATATGTATCAGCTGCCTTATCCCGATGCGGCCTTTGATGTGATTACATTACACCAGGTTTTGCATTACGCCGAAAAACCCGAAACCGCGATAGCCGAGGCTGCACGCCTGCTGGCACCGGGTGGGACGCTGCTGGTGGTTGATTTTGCACCGCACGATCAGGAAGAACTGCGCGAACAGCACGCCCATCGCCGCCTGGGTTTTGACGATGGCGCGATGAAGGACTGGTTTGCATCCTCGAAACTTGCCATGGACGAGGTGGTTAATCTGCCCGGTAAGCCCTTAACCGTGTGCCTGTGGCGTGGCCATGCCGTGGGTGCGGCCATGGCGAATGTCGCCGGGGCCGGGAACGCCACAGGGGCCGGGAAGGCTGCCGAGTAA